In Chiloscyllium punctatum isolate Juve2018m chromosome 10, sChiPun1.3, whole genome shotgun sequence, a single window of DNA contains:
- the LOC140481777 gene encoding secreted phosphoprotein 24-like, which yields MKVFLLTIAAVQILHCSGIPSPKDALRVSVIKLNQITETSNLCGITRRRVKDIHHTGKLSYSMDIAFSVKETICSKNSGLEFDDPSCHFYPKKTAERGLCKSHVEYFADEVVDIDVECRGLKTVDSNSDSSESNENSVEVGTKSKEKSIEKSSKVKKHSTQTSLEDSPDEHGKSTETSFDVSSNELHDSRAWH from the exons ATGAAAGTCTTCCTCCTCACCATTGCTGCAGTGCAGATTCTCCACTGCTCAG GAATACCGAGCCCTAAGGATGCTCTGAGAGTATCTGTTATAAAACTGAACCAAATCACCGAGACCAGCAATCTGTGTGGGATAACCAGGAGAAGGGTGAAGGAT ATTCATCACACAGGGAAATTGTCTTACAGCATGGATATAGCATTCTCTGTGAAAGAAACAATCTGCTCCAAGAATTCTGGACTGGAATTTGATGATCCCAGctgtcacttctatcccaaaaaGACTGCA GAGAGAGGTTTGTGCAAAAGCCATGTTGAATATTTTGCCGATGAGGTTGTTGACATTGATGTAGAGTGTCGAGGGTTGAAGACGGTGGACAGCAACAGTGACTCATCAGAATCAAATGAAAACAGTGTTGAG GTCGGAACCAAATCAAAAGAGAAATcaattgagaagtcatcaaaa GTGAAAAAGCATTCAACACAAACATCACTCGAAGACTCTCCCGAC gAGCACGGCAAGTCAACAGAAACATCATTCGATGTATCTTCAAAT GAACTCCATGATTCAAGAGCCTGGCACTAA